GCCGTTCGGGTTCGGTTCGCAGGACCCCGACGACCCTGACAAGGGCGACTCGTCGAAAGGCCGCTCTGAGGGTGGCGCCGGAAACCACGGGGACAATCCCTTCGGTTTCGCCGGCATGCCCGGTCCGGGCGGCATGCCCAACTTCGACATCGGCCAGCTCGGCCAGATGCTGACCCAGCTCGGGCAGGCGCTCAGCCACTCCGGCAGCGGCGGCACCGGTCCGGTCAACTACGACCTGGCCAAGCAGCTCGCCGTGCAGCAGCTGCACAACAACCAGCGCACCGAACGCCCCAGCCAGGAGCAGGTCAAGGCGATCGAGGACGCGGTGCGGCTGGCCGAGCTCTGGCTCGACGCCGCCACCTCGCTGCCCGCCGGCGTTCGCTCGGTGCAGACCTGGTCCTCCGTCGACTGGGTGGAGAAGACGCTGCCCACCTGGCAGCGGCTGTGCGACCCGGTGGCGCAGCGGATGTCCAACGCCTGGCTGGAGGCGATGCCGGAGGAGGCCAAGCAGGCCGCCGGCCCGCTGCTGTCCATGCTCGGACAGATGGGCGGCATGACCTTCGGTTCGCAGCTCGGCAACGGCCTGGCGCAGCTCGGTGGCGAGGTGCTGACCTCCACCGACGTCGGCCTGCCGCTCGGCCCGACGGGCACCGCCGCGCTGCTGCCCGCCAACATCCAGCGCTTCGTGGAGGGCCTGGACCGGCCGATCAGCGAGGCGACCGTGTTCCTGGCCGCCCGCGAGGCCGCGCACCACCGGCTGTTCAGCCACGTGCCGTGGCTGGCGCAGCGCCTGCTGGCCACCGTCGAGGAGTACGCGCGCGGCATCAGCATCGACACCTCCGCGCTGGAGGACCTCGCCGGGAAGATCGATCCGTCCAACCCGAGCTCGATGCAGGAGCTGATGGGCTCCGGGATGCTCGAGCCGAAGACCACCCCGGAGCAGGAGGCCGCGCTGAAGCGGCTGGAGACGCTGCTCGCGCTGGTCGAGGGCTGGGTCGACGTGGTCGTCGCGGAAGCGGTCGGCGAACGGCTGCCGGGTGCCGGCGCGCTGGGCGAGATGGTCCGGCGGCGTCGCGCCACCGGTGGTCCCGCCGAGCAGACCTTCGCCACGCTGATCGGTCTGGAGCTGCGGCCGCGCCGGATGCGCGACGCGGCGAACCTGTGGCGGTTGATGACCGAGCGGCACGGAGCCGACAGCCGGGACCGGGTCTGGGACCACCCCGACCTGCTGCCGGACAGCTCGGACCTGGACGAGCCGCTGGACTTCGCCGACCGCTGGGGAGCCACCCCGGCCGAGCTGGACGACCCGATCGCCGCGATCCGCCGCGCCGAGGCCGACGAGGCCGCGAAGTCCGGTAAGTCCGGCGAGGAGGAAGACGGCGGGGAGGAGCCGAAGCGGGACGACCAGTCCTGACCGGCGTTCCCGGTTCGTTGTGCCTCTGGTGGTGCCGGTAGCGGTTACGCCGAAGGTGGGCAATGCGCTTGGGCGGTCCGTGCGGCCGCCTGCGCGTGCCGACACGCCGCGGCCGTCTCGGGCTTCGGCCACCGGACGAGGCTGAAACGCTCGCTTGAGCTGAGCGGGAGCCCTGGCGCGCGCACGTTCCAGTGCACGACGTCAGGGCTGCCCGCATCCGGCGACTCACCGCAGGACCGCTCCACGGCCGAGCCCGGTGGTGGCTCTCGTCAGTCCGCTGCGGCGTCTTGCGGCTCGGTGTCGCCGTCCATGCCGATGCCGAGCTGCGCGGCCGCGGAAAGCCCTTCCAGGAAGCCGATGGCCCGCTCGGTCTTCGGGTAGCGGCGCACCCACTTCCAGAAGTCGGGGCCGTGGCCGGGCACCAGCAGGTGCGCCAGCTCGTGCACGAGCACGTAATCGAGCACCCATCCGGGTACATCTCGGAGGCGTCGACTCACCCGAATGGTGGCCTCGCTCGGCGTGCAGGAGGCCCAACGGGTGCGCATCGGTGGCACCCATCGAACACCGCTCGGTTCGGCCCGGCCGTCGAGGTACCGCGCGGACAGCTCGCGGCAGCGCTCGATCAGCGCCTCGTCCGACTCGCGCGCGGGCGAGCGACGGCGCGTCTCACTCCGCTGCAGGCGGCTGAGCATGTCCGCCACCCAGCGCTTTTCCTCCGCGCGAGTCATCCGCGCCGGAAGCAGCACCACGATCTTGTCACCGTCGCGATAGGCGCTCACCGTTTGACGGCGACGCTTGCTGCGGCGCACCTCGACCTGGGGTTCAGCCACGAATCTGGACCCTAGCGAGAAGAGCCGACAATCGGTTCCCCCGGTGAGCCGCACCACAGCGCCTACGGACTGTGACCTACTGAGGGATTACTCAATTTAGCCGAACATGCGATGCTCTTAATGCATGCATGTCGAATGGCCCACATGTACCGTTCCCCCAGCCGCCCGGAGCAGGGCCGCAGACGATCCAGCCGGTTGGCTGGGTCATGACACGAAGGAGGGGAGCCGTGGCCGAGACGTACAACGGCTACTGCGTCAAGTGCCGGGAGAAGCGGGACTTCTCCGGCGAGGTCTCCGAGACCAACGGGCGCCGGATGGCCAAGGGCACATGCCCGGTCTGCGGCACCAAGATGACCCGCATCCTCGGTAAGGCGTGAACGGGCCCGGGTGGGCCGCCACAGGGGCCCACCCGCCTGTCCGCCCGCCGGACACCGCAGCGGTCGCGCGCCGGTGCGCCAGGGGAGCACACGTGTCCCGCAGTGGTCCGCACCAGGCGAAATGCGCGAACCACACCTGATGTTCCGCACCGCGCTCGACCGCTTTCCGACTTCTTTCCCCGGCTGCACCCGGAAAGCCGATTCGCACCGCTTTCCCCGGTTCGGCGGAGCGCTCGAATCCGCCTGCCGACGCAATGTCGGCGCCAAGATGGCTAACGCAGCCCAAGGCACGCCCGGAAACCTCTAGCATGTGACTGGGTTCCTCGATTTCGAATGCGTCTTCGGACGCTTCGGACACCGAGAGGGTTTTCCTGCGCGTACCAAGGAGAATTCGTGGCCGACATCCCGCGCCGGGCAGCGCACCGCACCGCCAAGCTCGCCAGTCTCCCGCTCGGTGTCGCCGGTCGGATGGCGGCCGGTTGGGGCAAGCGGCTCGTCGGTCAGGACGCCGCGCAGATCAACGCCGAGGTGTCGGCCAAGACCGCGGAGCAGCTGTTCTCCGTGCTGGGCCAGCTCAAAGGCGGCGCGATGAAGTTCGGCCAGGCGCTGAGCGTCTTCGAGGCCGCCGTCCCGGACGAGATGGCCGGCCCGTACCGCGAAGCTCTCACCAAGCTGCAGGCAGCCGCCCCGCCGATGGCCGCGAGCAGCGTGCACCGGGTGCTGGACGAGCAGCTCGGCCGCGCGTGGCGCAAGCGGTTCAGCGAGTTCGACGACACTCCCGCCGCCTCGGCCAGCATCGGCCAGGTGCACCGGGCCATCTGGCACGACGGCCGCGAGGTCGCGGTCAAGGTGCAGTACCCCGGCGCGGACGAGGCGCTGCGCTCCGACCTGCGCCAGCTGACGCGGTTCTCCCGGCTGTTCCAGTCGCTGGCTCCCGGCGCCGAGGTCAAACCCCTGCTGGCCGAGCTGCAGGAGCGGATGGTCGAGGAGCTGGACTACCGCACCGAGGCCGACAACCAGCGCGCTTTCGCCAAGGTTTTCCGGGACGACGATGCCGTCCGGGTGCCCGCGGTGGTGGCCAGCGCCCCCAAGGTCGTCGTGACGGAATGGGTGACCGGCACCCCGTACTCGCGGATCATCACCGACGGCGACCGCGAGCAGCGCAACACCGCGGGCCAGCTGCTCGCGGAGTTCCACTACTCCGCACCCTCGCGGGTCGGCCTGCTGCACGCCGACCCGCATCCCGGCAACTTCATGCTGCTGCCGGACGGACGCCTCGCCGTGATCGACTTCGGCGCGGTGTCCCGGCTGCCCGACGGCCTGCCCACCACCTTCGGCCGGATGATCCGGCTGGCCCTGGAGGACAGGCCCGCCGAGCTGCTCGACCTGCTGCGCGCCGAGCGGTTCGTGCAGGCCGACCGGGAACTGCGGGGTGAGGACGTGCTGGCCTACCTGGCGCCGTTCGTCGACCCGGTCCGCACCCCGACGTTCCACTTCACCCGGCGCTGGTTGCAGCGGCAGGCCGAGCGGGTCGGCGACCTGCGCAGCCCCGACTTCCGCACCGGCCGGTCGCTGAACCTGCCCCCGGACTACCTGCTGATCCACCGCGTGACGCTGGGCGCGACCGGGATCCTGTGCCAGCTCGACGCGGAGGTCGACGCCCTCGACGTCATCACCAGGTGGCAGCCCGGCTTCACCGACTGATCCCGCAGGAACCTCGGTTCCCGCACCACTACGCGGAACTCCCCCGCGATTCCTTCGCTCCCACGTGGACCGTGTTGGCGGTGAGGTAGAAGACGTCGTCGCGGTTGCCGACGTAGTGCTCACCGGTCTCGTCCAGCAGCTGGTCGAGCGCTTCGAGATCGGCCGGGTCGAGGAACTCCTCCGCGTGCCTGCGCAGGAGGTGCAGGCGCCGAAGCACCGCGCTGCGGCCGATCTCGTCCAGCGGTGCCGGGCGGTCGACGAGGTAGCTCCACGAGCGCACGTCGGTCAGCCCCGCTTCAGCCAGCGCTCGGCCCCAGCCCACCGGCAACCGGGCCGAACCGGTCATCTCGCCGCGCATCTGCCGGAACCACTGCTCGCGCGCGGCGATCAACCGCCCTTCCAGGCCCGGCCCGCCCGGCCCGACGTCATCGGGCAGCACCTTCGTCTGCAGCCCGAACTCGACGATCGCCAGCCGGCCACCCGGGCGCACCAGCTCCGCGAGCCGGCGCAGACCGGCCAGCTGATCCGGCAGGTGGTGCACGACGAACGCGGCGAAGACCAGGTCCGCCTGCGCCGGTGCGCCGGAACGCACCACCGCCTCGACCAGTTCGTCCGAGGCGGCGTCGGCTCGCACCGGGTGCACGGCCACCCCGTCGGCCACCGCTCCGGCCCGGTCGGCGGCCGCCGAGAGCAGCTCCGGCGCGGTGTCCACCACGATCACGTCCCCACCGGAACCGGCCAGCGCGGCGGCGAAGGCCGCCGCCGTGCCACCGGCTCCGGAGCCGATCTCCAGCACCGTGCGGTCGTTCGGCCGCAGCAGCGCGGTGACCAGCTCGGCGGTCTCCGGCGCGGTCAGCTCGTCGGCCTCCCGCAACCGGTGCAGGTGCGCGTCCCAGTCGATGTTGTCGTGCGAGTGCATAGCCACGAACGACCAGCTTACGGCGCATCGCGCTCTCCGCTGTGCAGTTGTCAAGGTGCGCGGTTCCGATCGGTGCCGCCCCTCCCCGGCCCCGAACCGAAACCTGTTGCAGCAAAACCTCTTTCATTCTGCCTGGCAGCACGACGCGCCGCGCCCGGGAACCTCGCGGGCGTGCGTCACGGCCACGACGCACGGGTTTCTCAGACGCCGCCTGGCGCGGACCGCCCATGTTCCGGGCTTCCGCGGCCAAGCGACGTCTGAGGTTCCGCTACTCGCAGCGCGCGCCTGGAAAACCGCTCGGCGCAACGTGGTTCAGCGGTGTTCGCTCAGCAACATCGTGAGGTGGCCGCGGCCCGCCGCGTCGCGTAGGCGGCCAACCACCGCCACCAGCGACCGGCGGACATGTCGTGGGCCAACCGTTGTCGATGCGCTTCCTCGCGCAGTTCGTTGATCCGCAGCAAGGTCATCTCTTCGTACGTCATTTCTCCTACCTCGTTCGTCAGGTGTGCCGAAGCACGGTTCGGTGATCGGTTTCGGCGCTACGCCGCCTGCTCCTGACTGCGGCTCGGGGTCGCCACCGGCTGGTCCGCGGGCAGCGGGTGCTTGCGCGGGCGACCACGCGGCCGCTTGCGGGCGACCACCTCACCGCGCTCGAAGATCTCGCCGCCCCAGACGCCCCACGGCTCGGCGCGGGACAGCGCCCCGGCCAGGCACTCGGCCCGGATCGGGCACTCGGCGCACAGGGTCTTGGCCTGGTCCAGCTCCCGTGGGTTCTCGGCGAACCACAGGTCCGGGTCCTGGCGGCAGGGCAGCTTGTCGTCCAGGCTGGTTGAGCTGTCGAGCAGCCCGGCGACGGTGTCAGCAGCTGGCTGCAAGTCGGTGCCCGAATTGGTTATCGGCACACTCGCCGTCAACATGCGACGTCCTCCTGTAGTCGATCGGTAACAGGTTGTGGATGTGGGGATTTCGGCGACGCCAAAAAGGCCGCGGACCCAATCGCTGGTCCGCGGCCTGTGGCAAGCCTGAGAGGCGCCCCTAGATCAGTGGATCAGGGTTTCGCCGACGAACGGACCGACGCGGGGTCTCCGCGCTCATTGGGAGCGCACGGAACCAACGCGGCTGGAACTTTCGGCCATAACCGGCGTGCACGACAGCCGGCGAGGACGCAAAAGTGATACGGAACAGCGCGATGGCCCCGGCCATGAGGCAGCTCGGGGTGCGGTTGATCAGATTCGTCGACACCAGGGCCACCTCCCTCTCCGGGCTTCAGATCGTGATCCTGCCGACCACGACTCGCGCTCTTGCAGGTTATTGGCACCGCCGTGCCGGTCGCAACTTATTTTTCAAAGATTCCGCCCGGAACCTTGAAAACCTTCGCTACCTGCGGTTTTACCGTGCGCCGGGGCGCTCGCCCTGGATCAGCGCGAGCACGTCCGAGCCGAACTTCTGCACCTTGGACGCGCCGATCCCGGAGATGCCCACCAGCGCGCCCTCGTCCAGCGGCCGCTGTTCGGCGATCGCGGTCAGCGTCGCGTCGGTGAACACCACGTAGGCGGGCACCTTCAGCTGCCGGGCCCGCTCGCTGCGCCACGCCTTCAACTGGGACAGCAGGTCCTCGTCCACATCGGAGGGGCAGTCCGCGCAGCGGCCCAGCTTGATGTCCATCGTGCCCGCCAGCGGGGCGTTGCAGATGCGGCAACGCGGCTTGGGCGGTTTCGCCAGCCGGGAGAGCTGCTCGCGCTGCTTCCCCCGGCCGGGCAGCGCGGCCGGGTGCTCGTCCGGGACCAGGCTGTACAGGAAGCGGCTGCGCCTGCGGAAGCGCCGGCCGCCGGCGCGGGCCAGCGCCCACGACAGGCTCAGGTGCTCGCGGGCCCGGGTGACCCCGACGTAGAGCAGTCGGCGTTCCTCCTCGATGGCCGCGTCGGTGTCGGCGTGCTGGATCGGCAGCGTTCCCTCGACCAGCCCGACCAGGAACACCGCGTCCCACTCCAAGCCCTTCGCCGCGTGCAGCGAGGCCAGGGTCACCCCCTCGACCGTCGGCGGGTGCTGGGACTCGGCGCGCGCGTCCAGCTCCGCGACGTAGCGGGCCAGGTCGGCATCGGGCACGGTGGCCGCGAGTTCCTCGGCGAGCTCCACC
This portion of the Saccharopolyspora antimicrobica genome encodes:
- a CDS encoding zinc-dependent metalloprotease, with the protein product MTNLPFGFGSQDPDDPDKGDSSKGRSEGGAGNHGDNPFGFAGMPGPGGMPNFDIGQLGQMLTQLGQALSHSGSGGTGPVNYDLAKQLAVQQLHNNQRTERPSQEQVKAIEDAVRLAELWLDAATSLPAGVRSVQTWSSVDWVEKTLPTWQRLCDPVAQRMSNAWLEAMPEEAKQAAGPLLSMLGQMGGMTFGSQLGNGLAQLGGEVLTSTDVGLPLGPTGTAALLPANIQRFVEGLDRPISEATVFLAAREAAHHRLFSHVPWLAQRLLATVEEYARGISIDTSALEDLAGKIDPSNPSSMQELMGSGMLEPKTTPEQEAALKRLETLLALVEGWVDVVVAEAVGERLPGAGALGEMVRRRRATGGPAEQTFATLIGLELRPRRMRDAANLWRLMTERHGADSRDRVWDHPDLLPDSSDLDEPLDFADRWGATPAELDDPIAAIRRAEADEAAKSGKSGEEEDGGEEPKRDDQS
- a CDS encoding M48 metallopeptidase family protein codes for the protein MAEPQVEVRRSKRRRQTVSAYRDGDKIVVLLPARMTRAEEKRWVADMLSRLQRSETRRRSPARESDEALIERCRELSARYLDGRAEPSGVRWVPPMRTRWASCTPSEATIRVSRRLRDVPGWVLDYVLVHELAHLLVPGHGPDFWKWVRRYPKTERAIGFLEGLSAAAQLGIGMDGDTEPQDAAAD
- a CDS encoding DUF5679 domain-containing protein, which gives rise to MAETYNGYCVKCREKRDFSGEVSETNGRRMAKGTCPVCGTKMTRILGKA
- a CDS encoding ABC1 kinase family protein, with protein sequence MADIPRRAAHRTAKLASLPLGVAGRMAAGWGKRLVGQDAAQINAEVSAKTAEQLFSVLGQLKGGAMKFGQALSVFEAAVPDEMAGPYREALTKLQAAAPPMAASSVHRVLDEQLGRAWRKRFSEFDDTPAASASIGQVHRAIWHDGREVAVKVQYPGADEALRSDLRQLTRFSRLFQSLAPGAEVKPLLAELQERMVEELDYRTEADNQRAFAKVFRDDDAVRVPAVVASAPKVVVTEWVTGTPYSRIITDGDREQRNTAGQLLAEFHYSAPSRVGLLHADPHPGNFMLLPDGRLAVIDFGAVSRLPDGLPTTFGRMIRLALEDRPAELLDLLRAERFVQADRELRGEDVLAYLAPFVDPVRTPTFHFTRRWLQRQAERVGDLRSPDFRTGRSLNLPPDYLLIHRVTLGATGILCQLDAEVDALDVITRWQPGFTD
- a CDS encoding class I SAM-dependent methyltransferase yields the protein MHSHDNIDWDAHLHRLREADELTAPETAELVTALLRPNDRTVLEIGSGAGGTAAAFAAALAGSGGDVIVVDTAPELLSAAADRAGAVADGVAVHPVRADAASDELVEAVVRSGAPAQADLVFAAFVVHHLPDQLAGLRRLAELVRPGGRLAIVEFGLQTKVLPDDVGPGGPGLEGRLIAAREQWFRQMRGEMTGSARLPVGWGRALAEAGLTDVRSWSYLVDRPAPLDEIGRSAVLRRLHLLRRHAEEFLDPADLEALDQLLDETGEHYVGNRDDVFYLTANTVHVGAKESRGSSA
- a CDS encoding WhiB family transcriptional regulator, translated to MLTASVPITNSGTDLQPAADTVAGLLDSSTSLDDKLPCRQDPDLWFAENPRELDQAKTLCAECPIRAECLAGALSRAEPWGVWGGEIFERGEVVARKRPRGRPRKHPLPADQPVATPSRSQEQAA